One part of the Paenibacillus silvisoli genome encodes these proteins:
- the abc-f gene encoding ribosomal protection-like ABC-F family protein, which translates to MLLQVSDISKSYGVSSILSNITFQVQPRERVGLVGVNGAGKSTLLRIIAGELSADSGTVYKSKETTIGYLAQSSGLQSDKTIDQEMRAVFAHLTEAERELRSLEQQIADPKLHDNPKQYEAVLNRYSSLSEWFREKGGFEVETKIRGILHGMGFGQFPPDTIISTLSGGQKTRLALARILLQAPDLLMLDEPTNYLDIETLTWLEDYLRGYSGGLLVVSHDRYFLDAVVQTIVEIERHNAKRYTGNYSRFIEIKAAEYESQMKQFDKQQDEIAKLEDFIQRNIVRASTTKRAQSRRKALDKMERLDKPLGDLKKANFSFEIERQSGNDVLDVHDLSIKFQEKSEPLFQHVSFRLERGENVALIGPNGIGKSTLLKSLVGQQPYEQGSIRWGTNVKIGYYDQEHTGLNHHNTVLEELWSAYPHIEEARIRTILGNFLFSGDDVKKKIGSLSGGERARVSLSKLMLARANMLILDEPTNHLDLYSKEVLEAALMDYDGTLLFISHDRYFLNKMAERIVELSPAGTQHFLGNYDEMIQKKRENEELQQETLSFAQGKQGKPAAAQPEAPPVSSYEADKQAKRDERSRQRKQEQLESEIARLEGEISVLEEQLTDPEVYNDYVRVGNIQTEIDGLKAQLQSVYEAWEELLA; encoded by the coding sequence ATGCTTCTTCAAGTTTCCGATATTTCCAAAAGCTACGGAGTAAGCAGCATCCTCTCGAACATTACGTTCCAGGTACAGCCCCGCGAGCGGGTAGGATTAGTCGGCGTCAACGGCGCAGGCAAATCGACACTGCTTCGTATTATCGCCGGAGAACTGTCTGCGGATTCCGGAACCGTTTATAAATCGAAAGAAACGACAATCGGCTATCTGGCGCAATCGAGCGGCCTGCAGTCCGACAAAACGATCGACCAGGAAATGCGCGCCGTCTTCGCGCATCTGACGGAGGCGGAACGGGAGCTTCGCTCGCTTGAGCAGCAGATCGCCGATCCTAAGCTTCATGACAACCCCAAACAATATGAAGCGGTGCTGAACCGGTACTCGTCGCTGTCCGAGTGGTTCCGCGAGAAAGGCGGCTTCGAGGTCGAGACGAAGATCCGCGGCATATTGCACGGGATGGGCTTCGGCCAGTTCCCGCCAGATACGATCATTTCCACATTGAGCGGCGGCCAGAAGACGCGGCTGGCGTTGGCGCGCATTTTGCTGCAAGCGCCCGATCTGCTGATGCTTGACGAGCCGACGAACTACCTCGACATTGAAACGCTGACATGGCTCGAGGATTACTTGCGCGGCTACAGCGGCGGCCTCCTGGTCGTTTCCCATGACCGGTACTTCCTCGATGCCGTCGTGCAGACGATCGTCGAAATCGAGCGTCATAACGCGAAGCGCTACACCGGCAACTACTCCCGCTTCATTGAAATCAAAGCGGCCGAGTACGAGTCGCAGATGAAGCAATTCGACAAGCAGCAGGATGAAATCGCGAAGCTGGAGGATTTCATCCAACGGAACATCGTTCGCGCCTCCACCACGAAGCGCGCGCAGAGCAGACGCAAGGCGCTCGACAAGATGGAACGGCTCGACAAACCGCTCGGCGACTTGAAGAAAGCGAACTTCTCCTTCGAAATCGAGCGTCAAAGCGGCAACGATGTTCTCGACGTGCACGATCTGTCGATTAAGTTTCAGGAAAAAAGCGAGCCTTTGTTCCAGCATGTATCGTTCCGCCTCGAACGCGGGGAAAATGTCGCTTTGATCGGACCGAACGGAATCGGCAAATCGACACTGCTCAAGTCGCTTGTCGGACAGCAGCCTTATGAGCAGGGCTCGATCCGCTGGGGCACGAACGTGAAGATCGGCTACTACGATCAGGAGCATACCGGCTTGAACCACCACAATACGGTGCTGGAAGAGCTGTGGAGCGCGTATCCGCACATCGAGGAAGCCCGCATTCGGACGATTCTCGGCAATTTCCTGTTCAGCGGCGACGACGTGAAGAAAAAAATCGGCTCCCTCAGCGGCGGGGAACGCGCCCGCGTTTCGCTTTCGAAGCTGATGCTGGCACGCGCGAATATGCTGATTCTTGACGAGCCAACCAACCATTTGGACCTGTACAGCAAAGAAGTGCTGGAAGCCGCCCTGATGGATTATGACGGCACGCTGCTGTTCATCTCCCATGATCGTTATTTCCTCAATAAAATGGCGGAGCGGATTGTCGAACTGAGCCCAGCGGGAACACAGCATTTCCTGGGAAATTACGACGAAATGATCCAGAAAAAACGTGAAAACGAGGAGCTCCAGCAGGAGACGTTGTCATTTGCGCAAGGAAAACAAGGGAAGCCTGCCGCCGCGCAGCCGGAGGCGCCTCCCGTTTCCTCCTATGAAGCCGATAAACAGGCGAAGCGTGACGAACGCAGCCGACAGCGCAAGCAGGAGCAGCTGGAAAGCGAAATTGCCCGCTTGGAAGGGGAAATCTCCGTGCTTGAGGAGCAGCTGACCGATCCCGAGGTTTACAACGATTACGTTCGCGTCGGGAACATCCAAACCGAAATCGACGGGCTGAAGGCTCAGCTGCAGTCCGTTTACGAGGCTTGGGAAGAGCTTCTCGCCTAG
- a CDS encoding YhgE/Pip domain-containing protein → MTMRESRSGLALAWLDVKRMWSSRAVRISLLGLLVLPLLYSFIYLWAFWNPTGHTDQLSLAIVNEDQGAKRSGEQRNLGRELTDKLLANQKTSWRETNSEQAHSGVLNGTYAMALYLPADFSRKAFSVSGDQPEPTLLQVELSEGNNMLTANVVRAITRNVQNDLRTELQGNYLTVIFEQVLNGAEGLQEAADGAAKLSDASQEAYQGASRLADGLRQEAPGIAKLSGGVQALTAGADEMERGLTQLNTWSQLVSSEWNKWNAKLNETNQSLPALMAELDAAKPKLSQALKQLDADTTFFADQLQAVKQSAVEWDQLQSRLQRANANVNDLNDSLDLAKSQLPELSKQYAKLSADPKFKQLTNALTQAQKSGTNIESELTGIQQAMASQTAAINQAIGQLEQRQAQMQQRMDALNSQTERFEAAANDISALLDRQHANVNTINERVTEVTGGVARLQQGGNQLRSGLEQLSAGMSALQTGNAKLVDGASALSAGLAQIHSGQAELSDKLSDAAGMASEDGQAEARQAVINDPVKMEERNLHPVPSNGVGFAPYFIALSLWVGSLVLFFVIDIWQVLERPHGALSYIVNKYIALATVSVCQALLSVFILHTGLGIPTVVAPIAMYVYAVLVGLVFTAILFMLIAVLGSDKGRFAAVLILMLQLTSSSGSYPVELEPAFFRHIHPLLPMTYAVDGLRHLISIGGWNEIIRTAVVLSGFGIGSLLLFYWIKRRKIMAEISISDGQPAV, encoded by the coding sequence ATGACCATGCGAGAGAGCCGAAGCGGATTGGCGCTGGCTTGGCTGGATGTGAAGAGAATGTGGAGCTCCCGCGCGGTTCGCATATCGCTGCTGGGTCTTCTCGTGCTCCCGCTGCTGTATAGCTTCATCTATTTATGGGCGTTTTGGAATCCGACCGGGCATACGGACCAGCTTTCGCTCGCGATCGTGAACGAGGATCAGGGGGCAAAGCGAAGCGGGGAGCAGCGGAATTTGGGCCGGGAGCTGACGGACAAGCTGCTCGCGAATCAGAAAACGAGCTGGAGAGAAACGAACTCCGAGCAAGCACACAGCGGCGTCCTCAACGGCACCTACGCGATGGCGCTTTATTTGCCGGCAGATTTTTCGCGGAAGGCTTTCAGCGTCAGCGGCGATCAGCCGGAGCCGACATTGCTGCAAGTCGAACTGAGCGAAGGAAACAACATGCTCACCGCCAACGTCGTCCGCGCCATCACGCGAAACGTCCAGAACGATTTGCGCACGGAGCTGCAGGGCAACTATCTCACCGTAATTTTCGAGCAGGTGCTGAACGGTGCCGAGGGGCTGCAGGAGGCAGCCGACGGGGCGGCCAAATTGTCGGATGCCTCGCAAGAAGCGTATCAGGGTGCAAGCCGTTTAGCGGACGGACTTCGGCAGGAAGCGCCAGGCATCGCGAAGCTATCCGGCGGCGTTCAAGCGCTCACGGCAGGCGCGGACGAAATGGAGCGCGGACTGACGCAGTTAAATACGTGGTCGCAGCTAGTGTCTTCAGAATGGAACAAATGGAATGCCAAGCTGAACGAAACGAATCAGTCGCTGCCTGCGCTAATGGCCGAGCTGGATGCCGCGAAACCGAAGCTTTCACAAGCGTTGAAGCAGCTCGATGCCGACACGACGTTTTTCGCGGACCAGCTGCAAGCCGTCAAACAATCGGCTGTCGAATGGGATCAGCTTCAATCGCGGCTGCAGCGCGCGAACGCGAACGTTAACGATCTCAACGACAGTCTCGACCTAGCGAAAAGCCAGCTTCCCGAACTCAGCAAGCAATATGCGAAGCTGTCTGCCGACCCGAAGTTCAAACAGCTTACAAACGCGTTGACCCAAGCGCAAAAGTCAGGAACGAACATCGAGTCGGAACTGACCGGCATCCAGCAGGCCATGGCTTCGCAGACTGCCGCCATAAACCAAGCCATCGGTCAATTGGAGCAGCGGCAGGCGCAAATGCAGCAGCGTATGGACGCGCTCAACAGCCAGACGGAGCGCTTCGAGGCGGCTGCGAACGACATTTCCGCCCTGCTTGACCGCCAGCATGCGAATGTGAATACGATTAACGAGCGGGTGACCGAAGTCACAGGCGGTGTGGCGCGGCTGCAGCAAGGAGGCAATCAGCTGAGAAGCGGATTGGAGCAGCTAAGCGCCGGCATGTCCGCTTTGCAGACCGGCAACGCCAAGCTTGTTGACGGCGCGTCTGCCTTGAGCGCGGGGCTGGCTCAAATCCATAGCGGCCAAGCGGAGCTCTCGGACAAGCTGTCCGACGCGGCAGGCATGGCTTCGGAGGACGGCCAGGCGGAAGCGCGGCAAGCCGTCATTAACGATCCGGTAAAGATGGAGGAACGCAATCTCCATCCGGTGCCAAGCAATGGCGTCGGGTTCGCGCCTTATTTTATCGCGCTGTCGCTTTGGGTCGGATCGCTGGTGCTTTTTTTCGTCATCGATATTTGGCAGGTGCTGGAGCGGCCGCACGGGGCGCTTTCCTATATCGTGAACAAATATATCGCGCTGGCAACGGTGAGCGTCTGTCAGGCACTGCTGTCCGTCTTTATTTTGCATACCGGGCTGGGTATACCGACCGTGGTGGCGCCGATCGCCATGTACGTCTACGCGGTGCTGGTCGGGCTTGTGTTTACGGCGATTTTATTCATGCTCATTGCCGTATTGGGGAGCGATAAGGGACGGTTTGCGGCGGTTCTCATCCTGATGCTGCAGCTGACCTCTAGCTCCGGATCGTATCCGGTCGAGCTGGAGCCAGCCTTCTTCAGGCATATCCATCCGCTGCTGCCGATGACGTATGCCGTCGACGGGCTTCGCCACCTCATCTCGATTGGGGGCTGGAACGAAATAATCCGGACAGCGGTTGTGCTGTCCGGATTCGGTATCGGTTCGCTCTTGCTATTCTATTGGATCAAACGCCGCAAAATCATGGCGGAAATCAGCATATCGGACGGCCAGCCCGCCGTATAG
- a CDS encoding HIT family protein, producing the protein MAADCLICKKHSGLIQTLEGSVIYEDEHVYVGHLGARSGEQLAYLGYVMVELKRHAPGFGDLTAEEAAAVGIAANEVSRALKEALHAEHVYAFVQGDGVPHFHMHLIPRYPGTPTAYWNPMKLADWPDAPRGGEVDVLEVCSRLLESLRLRREA; encoded by the coding sequence ATGGCGGCGGATTGCTTGATTTGCAAGAAGCATAGCGGACTGATTCAGACGCTCGAGGGCAGCGTCATCTATGAAGATGAGCATGTCTATGTAGGGCATTTGGGCGCTCGCAGCGGGGAGCAGTTAGCGTACCTGGGCTATGTCATGGTAGAGCTGAAGCGCCATGCGCCCGGTTTTGGCGATCTGACGGCGGAGGAAGCGGCGGCAGTCGGGATTGCGGCCAACGAAGTAAGCCGTGCGCTCAAAGAGGCTCTGCATGCGGAGCATGTCTACGCGTTCGTGCAGGGCGATGGCGTCCCGCATTTTCATATGCATCTGATTCCGCGCTATCCCGGCACGCCGACTGCCTACTGGAATCCGATGAAACTCGCTGACTGGCCCGACGCCCCTCGCGGCGGCGAGGTTGACGTGTTGGAGGTTTGCTCTAGGCTGCTGGAAAGCCTGCGGCTGCGACGCGAAGCATAG
- a CDS encoding 2-isopropylmalate synthase gives MTINHSSDKAQSGNRIIRIFDTTLRDGEQSPGATLRPEQKIVLALQLAKLGVDIIEPGFPISSPGEFAAVQQISRELHNVEIVGFARAIKGDIDAAVRSTMDAARRRLHIFISSSDIHLDFQLKKSREQVLAIAREMVAYGKQFVDEIEFSAMDASRSGRDFVIEMVEAVIAEGATVINLPDTLGYALPEEYGNLFRAVRAGARGGDKVQYSAHCHNDLGLAVANSLAAINAGATQVEVTVNGIGERAGNCSLEELVMAIETRKSAIGAETGIVMGEIYETSRMVSRAMNFPIAYNKPIVGRNAFQHESGIHQDGLLKNRNTYEIMDPEAMGIPRSMIVLGKHSGRHAIKHRLAEYGIELNDDQLLDVYNRFVEKADEMKIVPDDVLVRLASESTATQHDPYTLVDLQVLAGTQRSRIASVTVRERDTQEERTLTGTGTGPLEAVIHCLQQAIPVAAEFEDLELHSLSTGEGARGEAIVSIVHNQRRYSGTAVHNDIILAAAEAYVSACNQLLMSKQDGSAETYEEQKKSS, from the coding sequence ATGACCATTAACCATTCATCCGATAAAGCGCAATCCGGCAACCGCATCATCCGCATCTTCGACACGACGCTGCGTGACGGCGAACAGTCGCCGGGCGCTACGCTGCGTCCGGAGCAAAAGATCGTCCTTGCCCTCCAGCTGGCGAAGCTGGGCGTCGATATTATCGAGCCGGGCTTCCCGATCTCGAGTCCGGGCGAGTTCGCGGCCGTGCAGCAAATTTCCCGCGAGCTGCACAACGTTGAAATCGTCGGCTTCGCCCGCGCGATCAAAGGCGATATCGATGCGGCCGTACGCTCGACGATGGACGCGGCCCGCCGCCGTCTGCATATTTTCATCTCCTCCTCGGATATCCATTTGGACTTCCAGCTGAAAAAATCGCGCGAGCAGGTGCTTGCCATCGCCCGCGAAATGGTCGCGTACGGCAAGCAGTTCGTCGATGAAATCGAGTTTTCCGCGATGGATGCGAGCCGTTCGGGGCGCGATTTTGTCATCGAGATGGTGGAGGCCGTCATCGCCGAAGGCGCAACGGTCATTAACCTGCCGGATACGCTCGGCTACGCGCTGCCGGAGGAGTACGGCAATCTGTTCCGCGCGGTGCGGGCAGGAGCCAGAGGCGGAGACAAGGTGCAGTATAGCGCGCACTGCCACAACGACCTTGGCCTTGCGGTGGCGAACAGCTTGGCCGCGATTAACGCAGGCGCAACGCAAGTGGAGGTTACGGTCAACGGCATCGGCGAACGTGCGGGCAACTGCTCGCTGGAGGAGCTGGTCATGGCGATCGAGACGCGCAAATCGGCGATCGGCGCGGAGACGGGCATCGTGATGGGCGAAATTTACGAGACGTCGCGCATGGTGAGCCGGGCGATGAATTTTCCGATCGCGTACAACAAGCCGATCGTTGGCCGGAACGCGTTCCAGCATGAGTCGGGCATCCATCAGGACGGCCTGCTGAAAAACCGGAACACCTACGAAATTATGGATCCGGAAGCGATGGGCATTCCGCGCAGCATGATCGTGCTGGGCAAACACTCCGGCCGTCATGCCATTAAGCATCGTTTGGCGGAATACGGCATCGAGCTGAACGACGATCAGCTGCTGGATGTGTATAACCGTTTCGTTGAAAAAGCCGACGAGATGAAAATCGTCCCTGACGACGTCCTCGTCCGCCTGGCCAGCGAATCGACCGCGACGCAGCACGATCCGTACACGCTTGTCGATCTGCAGGTATTGGCGGGTACGCAACGGTCGCGTATCGCATCCGTGACTGTCCGGGAGCGCGACACGCAAGAGGAGCGGACGCTGACCGGCACGGGAACGGGGCCGTTGGAAGCGGTTATCCACTGCTTGCAGCAGGCGATTCCGGTTGCGGCGGAGTTCGAGGACCTGGAGCTGCACTCGTTGTCCACAGGCGAGGGCGCGCGCGGCGAAGCGATCGTGAGCATCGTGCATAACCAGCGCCGGTACTCGGGGACGGCGGTTCATAACGATATTATTTTGGCGGCGGCGGAAGCGTATGTGAGTGCGTGCAATCAGCTGCTCATGAGCAAGCAGGACGGCTCGGCCGAAACGTATGAGGAGCAGAAGAAAAGCAGCTGA
- the tsaD gene encoding tRNA (adenosine(37)-N6)-threonylcarbamoyltransferase complex transferase subunit TsaD, with amino-acid sequence MTTTNELILAVETSCDETAVAIIRGGKEIISNIVSSQIDTHRRFGGVVPEIASRKHVESITLIMEQALAEAGATFRDLSAIAVTQGPGLVGALLVGIVAAKSLAMALDLPLIGTHHIAGHIYANQLVHEIEYPCLALVASGGHTELVVLESEGVFRIIGRTRDDAVGEAYDKVARTLNFPYPGGPYIDRLAQQSEEEFQLPRAWLEPDSYDFSFSGLKSAVLAAINSAKMKGEPLREAALARGFQASVIDVLVTKSLRAVRESGAKQLLLCGGVAANGGLRAALTERCEEEGITLLIPPMKLCTDNAAMIGAAAHLKWKRGEVTPLDMKAEPGLSLEEWSVRS; translated from the coding sequence ATGACGACGACAAATGAACTGATTCTTGCCGTAGAAACGAGCTGTGACGAAACGGCGGTTGCGATCATTCGCGGCGGCAAGGAGATTATTTCGAATATCGTGTCGAGCCAAATCGACACCCACCGGCGTTTCGGCGGCGTGGTGCCGGAGATCGCCTCCCGCAAGCACGTCGAGTCGATTACGCTCATCATGGAGCAAGCGCTTGCCGAAGCCGGGGCGACGTTCCGCGACCTGTCCGCCATTGCGGTCACGCAAGGGCCGGGACTCGTCGGCGCGCTGCTGGTCGGCATCGTAGCCGCAAAAAGCTTAGCGATGGCGCTGGATCTGCCGCTCATCGGCACGCACCATATCGCCGGCCATATTTACGCGAACCAGCTCGTGCATGAAATCGAATACCCGTGCCTGGCGCTCGTTGCATCCGGCGGCCATACGGAGCTGGTCGTGCTGGAGAGCGAGGGCGTGTTCCGCATTATCGGGCGTACCCGCGACGACGCCGTCGGCGAAGCGTACGACAAAGTAGCGCGGACGCTCAATTTCCCGTATCCGGGCGGACCGTACATCGACAGGCTGGCGCAGCAGTCGGAGGAAGAGTTCCAGCTGCCGCGTGCATGGCTGGAGCCGGATTCGTACGATTTCAGCTTCAGCGGCTTGAAATCGGCCGTTCTTGCGGCCATCAACTCGGCGAAAATGAAAGGCGAGCCGCTCCGCGAGGCCGCTCTCGCCCGCGGCTTCCAAGCCTCCGTCATCGACGTGCTCGTGACGAAATCGCTTCGGGCCGTCCGCGAGTCCGGCGCCAAGCAGCTGCTATTATGCGGCGGCGTGGCTGCGAACGGCGGGCTGCGCGCGGCATTGACCGAGCGCTGCGAGGAAGAAGGCATCACGCTGCTCATTCCGCCGATGAAGCTGTGCACGGACAACGCCGCGATGATCGGCGCCGCGGCTCATTTGAAATGGAAGCGCGGCGAGGTTACGCCGCTCGACATGAAGGCCGAGCCGGGCTTGTCGCTTGAAGAATGGTCGGTGCGGAGCTGA
- the rimI gene encoding ribosomal protein S18-alanine N-acetyltransferase yields the protein MTVIDVNRLVFRQMTMDDVKTIVAIELESFASPWTEEAFVNELTNNHFARYMVMDYEGAVIGYGGMWTIMDEAHVTNVAVREPYRGRGLGEMLMVELMRTAVMFGAKRMTLEVRVTNGIAQGLYRKLGFEPHGIRPRYYSDNQEDALIMWAELPPSDEVEHPYDDDK from the coding sequence GTGACGGTCATTGATGTAAACCGGCTCGTTTTCCGGCAAATGACGATGGACGACGTGAAGACGATCGTGGCGATCGAGCTGGAAAGCTTTGCTTCCCCGTGGACGGAGGAAGCGTTCGTGAACGAGCTGACGAACAATCATTTTGCCCGCTATATGGTGATGGATTACGAAGGCGCGGTCATCGGCTATGGCGGCATGTGGACGATTATGGACGAAGCGCATGTGACCAACGTGGCGGTGCGCGAGCCGTATCGCGGCCGCGGGCTTGGCGAGATGCTGATGGTGGAGCTGATGCGGACCGCGGTAATGTTCGGCGCGAAGCGCATGACGCTGGAGGTACGCGTTACGAACGGCATCGCGCAGGGGCTGTACCGGAAGCTGGGCTTCGAGCCGCACGGCATTCGCCCCCGCTATTATTCAGACAATCAGGAGGACGCGCTCATTATGTGGGCCGAGCTGCCGCCCTCCGACGAAGTGGAGCACCCGTATGACGACGACAAATGA
- the tsaB gene encoding tRNA (adenosine(37)-N6)-threonylcarbamoyltransferase complex dimerization subunit type 1 TsaB, which yields MSEKITGAADSREGKLVLSLDTSTASLAAALVRGDEVLRDIQSLAERNHSVHTVSVVKSLLTECGIQPEELAGIAIGQGPGSYTGMRIAVSVGKTLAWVWQKPLVGISSLEALGYGAWHSAANSVGEDRPVWVVPIMDARRGQVYTSAFQASAAQESWERLAKDGIRLMHDWADKLASDAGELEQKPVAIWVVGELQLHQAEVDRLATLCPDIEVRGIPYVVEGWPVAALGLKRLEAGESDDAHTFIPNYTQLTEAEVKLQERQAAGSGTEGAGARDGH from the coding sequence ATGAGTGAGAAGATAACGGGGGCAGCGGACAGCCGGGAAGGGAAGCTCGTGCTGTCGCTCGATACGTCGACCGCATCGCTGGCGGCGGCGCTCGTGCGCGGCGATGAGGTGCTGCGCGACATTCAGTCGCTGGCGGAACGGAACCATTCCGTTCATACGGTATCGGTCGTAAAGTCGCTGCTAACGGAATGCGGCATTCAGCCGGAGGAGCTGGCAGGCATCGCGATCGGTCAAGGGCCGGGCTCGTATACCGGCATGCGGATCGCGGTTTCGGTCGGCAAAACATTAGCCTGGGTGTGGCAAAAGCCGCTCGTCGGCATTTCCAGCCTCGAAGCGCTCGGCTACGGTGCATGGCACTCGGCTGCAAACAGCGTCGGCGAAGACCGGCCGGTTTGGGTTGTGCCGATTATGGACGCGAGGCGCGGACAAGTGTATACGTCTGCATTCCAAGCATCTGCCGCACAGGAGTCGTGGGAGCGCTTGGCGAAGGACGGCATCCGTCTGATGCACGACTGGGCCGACAAACTAGCCTCCGACGCGGGTGAGCTTGAGCAGAAACCTGTCGCGATTTGGGTCGTCGGCGAGCTTCAGCTGCATCAAGCGGAGGTCGACCGGCTGGCGACGTTATGCCCGGACATCGAAGTGCGCGGCATCCCGTATGTGGTGGAAGGGTGGCCGGTTGCGGCGCTCGGTTTAAAGCGACTTGAAGCCGGGGAATCCGACGACGCGCATACGTTTATCCCGAACTATACGCAGCTGACCGAAGCGGAAGTGAAGCTGCAGGAGCGTCAGGCCGCAGGCTCGGGAACGGAAGGAGCTGGCGCGCGTGACGGTCATTGA
- the tsaE gene encoding tRNA (adenosine(37)-N6)-threonylcarbamoyltransferase complex ATPase subunit type 1 TsaE codes for MKESYEWIVTAESEADTVRLAEALAELAGPGTVLALDGDLGAGKTRFSKAFAAAIGVPGVVNSPTFTIIKEYQGTELPLYHMDVYRLSEQEADELGLDDYFFGEGVTIVEWASLIDALLPPDRLQLYIAHLGGEARRITLTGIGMPYAAWCRQLQARDGSK; via the coding sequence ATGAAGGAAAGCTACGAATGGATCGTAACGGCGGAGAGCGAGGCCGACACGGTACGCTTGGCGGAGGCGCTTGCCGAGCTGGCGGGACCGGGAACGGTGCTGGCGCTGGACGGCGATTTAGGCGCGGGCAAAACGCGATTCTCGAAAGCCTTTGCGGCGGCAATCGGCGTACCGGGCGTCGTGAATAGCCCTACGTTTACGATCATTAAAGAATATCAAGGCACGGAGCTGCCGCTTTATCATATGGATGTGTACCGGCTGTCCGAGCAGGAAGCGGACGAGCTTGGGCTGGACGATTATTTTTTCGGCGAGGGCGTTACGATCGTCGAATGGGCCAGTCTGATTGACGCGCTGCTGCCGCCGGATCGGCTGCAGCTGTACATCGCCCATCTGGGCGGGGAAGCGCGGCGCATTACGCTAACGGGAATCGGCATGCCGTACGCGGCTTGGTGCCGGCAACTACAGGCAAGAGATGGGAGCAAGTAA
- the thiL gene encoding thiamine-phosphate kinase gives MIIAAKKRWSSLQRSGEHSAAPAAVDMEAGKLDEFARIRYWNEARQSRQLMERQGVVLGIGDDAAVVGTPPGEAGGGLEWLLAVDTMVETVHFSDATMEPEDIGWKALAANVSDIAAMGGVPRHALVSVSVPKAWEPARMRRLYDGFYACAEHYGVAVVGGDTTSSPLHLVVAVTVTGTVEAGKAIRRAGAMPGDAVFVTGAAGMAAAGLHALLAAAAGGGAGAASPAAAKGGTAALVQAHRRPAPSVRAARMLAARGTVTSLNDVSDGLASEAWEIAEASGVTIALRESGLPRSGSMTAYAHDCGLDPLEWILYGGEDYVLLGTVAAADAQAAKAELAEAGLPMFIIGEVEAGGPGVEMFRDLEAGGDKRGSGRYSPVRERVAKRGYNHFGG, from the coding sequence ATGATCATCGCTGCCAAGAAGCGTTGGTCATCGCTGCAACGAAGCGGTGAACATTCGGCTGCCCCGGCGGCCGTGGACATGGAGGCGGGGAAGCTGGACGAGTTTGCGCGAATTCGCTATTGGAACGAGGCACGCCAAAGCCGGCAGCTCATGGAGCGCCAAGGCGTCGTGCTCGGCATCGGCGACGACGCGGCGGTTGTCGGAACGCCGCCGGGCGAAGCCGGCGGCGGGCTGGAGTGGCTACTGGCGGTCGACACGATGGTGGAGACCGTCCACTTTAGCGATGCGACGATGGAGCCGGAGGACATCGGCTGGAAGGCGTTGGCCGCGAACGTCAGCGATATCGCGGCGATGGGCGGGGTGCCGAGGCACGCGCTGGTGTCCGTCAGCGTGCCGAAGGCGTGGGAGCCGGCACGTATGCGCCGGCTCTACGATGGGTTTTACGCGTGCGCCGAGCATTACGGCGTCGCGGTGGTTGGCGGCGATACGACGAGCTCGCCGCTGCATTTGGTTGTGGCCGTGACGGTAACGGGCACCGTCGAGGCCGGCAAGGCGATTCGCCGGGCGGGGGCTATGCCCGGCGACGCCGTGTTTGTGACCGGCGCTGCGGGGATGGCCGCGGCCGGTCTGCATGCGCTGCTCGCCGCAGCCGCGGGCGGCGGCGCCGGCGCGGCCTCGCCGGCGGCGGCCAAAGGCGGCACGGCCGCGCTGGTGCAGGCGCACCGCCGGCCGGCGCCATCGGTGCGCGCGGCGCGGATGCTTGCCGCGCGCGGCACCGTTACGTCGCTGAACGACGTCAGCGACGGACTGGCCAGCGAAGCCTGGGAAATCGCCGAGGCTTCGGGCGTCACGATCGCGCTGCGCGAGTCGGGCTTGCCGCGGAGCGGCAGCATGACCGCTTACGCGCATGACTGCGGATTGGATCCGCTGGAGTGGATCCTGTACGGGGGCGAAGACTACGTGCTGCTCGGCACGGTGGCGGCCGCGGATGCGCAGGCGGCCAAGGCCGAGCTGGCCGAAGCCGGGCTGCCGATGTTCATCATCGGCGAGGTGGAGGCAGGCGGACCGGGCGTGGAGATGTTCCGCGACCTGGAAGCCGGCGGCGACAAACGCGGCAGCGGCCGATATTCACCGGTGCGGGAGCGGGTCGCCAAGCGCGGCTACAATCATTTCGGAGGTTAG